GAGGTTTGGAGAGAGGTTTTATATTTAATTGTGCCAAGTTACTTACCATTGGTTTTACTGTTTCCCGGACCAGCAGTAACAATGACCAGATTTTCTGGTTTGATTAACTCTGCAATTACTTTCTGCACTTGAGTCATGGTGATTGCTTGAATACGCTGGGGAAATTCGCGGATTTCTGCGGTCGATAATCCGGAAACAGCATTGTTTAAAATGATGCTGGCGACTTCGCTAGGATTAGCTAAATCTACGGGATAACTGTTGGTAATTGAACGTTTGGCGGTGTTCAATTCTGCTTCCGTTATACCTTGGGTACGTAATTGTTTGAGTAAAGCGATGGTACTAGCGATCGCTTTTTGTGCATCACCAGGTGCTGTCTGCATGGAAATCAAGAAAGGGCCAGGATTAATTCCCGCAGCAAAACCACTGTAAATACCATAGGTCAAACCCAAGCGATCGCGCACTTCCGTACCCAACCGACTAGATAAGGTATCACCACCCAAAATCTGATTTAGCACCAGTGCAGCATAATAACGCGGGTCTGTGCGAGCGATCGCATTGTAACCAAGGTAAGTGACAGCCTCAGCTTTACCAGGAATTACGGTATTGATTTGTTTCAAATCTGACGGGATATTTACAGTTTTTAGGTTGAGAATAGGGGGTTTTCCCTGAGCTTGCCATTTACTAAAAGCCTGATTTAGCAAGGATTTAACCTGCATTGGTTCAAAATCACCTACTAAAGTCAGCGTTGTAGTATCCGGTCGATAGTATGTGTGATAGAAACTTACCACATCTGCACGATTAATACTTTGTAAACTCTCGACCGTGGGGAAACTGTGGAAAGGATGATTTTCTGGGTAAATTGCTTGCTGAAATACCCGTCTTCCCAGGGTTCTAGGGTCATCTAGCTGGACTTTGAGACTGGTTAATTCTCGTTGACGACTAAGTTCTAACTGCTCAGGGGGGAAGTTGGCATTCTGCACCACATCTGCTATAGTTTCAACTAATATGGGTAAATTCGCAGATAATCCTTGACCAGAAATACTCACACCTTCACGAGTAGCACGAAACTCCAAACCAGCACCTCTATCTTCTAAAGATTGTGCCAAAGTCAGAGCATCTTGAGTTTGAGTACCATTCATTAAGTTGGTAGCAGTCAAAACTGCTAAACCCGCTTTTTGATTGCCATCAAACACACTACCAGCGTTAATTTGTCCACTGATGTTAATAGTGGGAACGCTGCGGTCTGGTAATAGCAGAACCTTCAAGCCATTAGCTAAGGTAAACTGTTGCGGTAGAGATTGTTGAGTGGAATTAGTAGCTGATGTTGTCGGTGGTAGATATTTAGCTAATTCTGCGGGGTCTACAGGTTGACCAGGACTAAAGTTTTCGACAGTGCGACCAGAACCACCGTTAGAAGTTCCAGCTTGACCATCTGCTAAAGTTGGTTCAAAAAAGCCAATTGTTTGTTTTGCGGGGTCGAGGTATTTTTTAGCGACTCGCTGCACATCTTCGGGGGTAACTTGAGCGATCGCACGCAAATACTTTTCAATATAATGATAATCTCCAGCAATAATTTGGTTATAGGCCAATTGACTAGCTTGACTGCTGATATCCTGATTATTCAAAATGAAACTAGCCTGCAGTTGTGTTTTCGCTCGGTTTAATTCTGCCGATGTTACTGCTTCTTGTTGCAATTTTGTCAAACATTTCTGAATTACATCCGCGATTTTTCTTACTTCCTGACCCGGTGCAGCAGTGGCGCTAATCTCATACCAACCAGGTTCTATCAGTTCCGCAGCACTACCACTAACTGAACTAGCAAGTCCCGATTCTACCACAGCTTGATACAGCCGAGAAGTACGTCCACCTGTGAGGATAGCATCCATGACATCAATTGCTGGTACATCGGGATGCTTAATATCGGGTAAAGGATAGACAGCTTGCAATAGTGCTGCACTTCCTGGTTGTTTAAGAACTATTGGGGTTTTTTCAGCAGCACTAACAGCAGTTACAGCAGGAGAAGCTTTAACATTAGTCTTTTTTCCTTTTGACAGTTGACCAAAAGTTGCTTTGATAGCTTTCAGTGTCGGTTCTGTGGCAAAATCACCAGTAACTACTAAAGTTGCATTATCAGGACTGTAGTAATTTTGGTAATAATTCCGCACCTGCTCAACCGTGAATTTCTCTACATCTGCTTTTGTACCTCCCACAGTTAAACCATAAGCACGGTTAGGGAAAGCAGCTTTTCTGACTGCCCGATCTAAACGATATTCTGGTGAGTTTTCATACCCTTGCAATTCAGAAATGACTACACGCTTTTCACTAGTGAGTTGCTCTGAGCCTATTAAAGCATTTTTCATGCGATCGCTTTCCAGAGTCAACAGTGCTTCTAACTTATCTCGCTGCACCGTACCAAAATAAGCCGTTTCATCAAAACTAGTAAAAGCATTAAACTGACTACCCAAAGCACTAAATAACCGACCAAATTGCACCGGACGGTCAGAAGTACCTTTAAACATTAAATGTTCAAGTTGGTGAGAAATACCATTTTCTCCTTTTCCCTCATTGCGAGAACCAACTTTATACCAAACCTGCACACTTACCACAGGTGCAGTATGCACTTCTTTGGTTAGCACCGTTAAACCATTTTCTAATACCGTTTTTTGTACCCCTTGGGTAAAGGAGATTTCCGCAGGGGGTGTAGCTGCTGGTGTTACAGCGTTGGTGACATTGCCAGAAAATGGCAAAACACTCAGAATCAGACTGAGACACAAACCTAAAAGCATATATGAGCGTAGCTTCATAAGCGGTTGAGTTGAGACAACAAAACCCCAGGTTTTGGGGTGAAAGGTGAATTAAAAGGGACTCTTGACTAAGGATTAGGGATTAGAGACTGGGTTTTCAAAGGAAAAGTTATGGCAATTCAGATCATGCCAATAATCTATTTTTCTATATTAGCGAAAGCAAAAATTTCAGCTTGAGTTAATAGCTCAAACCCACAACCTTTCTAAATCAAGGTGTTTCGCACACCTGACAAAGAAGGCTGGAGGCAGAGGGCAGGAGGGAGATGTGGTAGTATTATACACAAATTGTATTACAGAAGCTTATAGCGTTTCCTAATCACATGAGGTACATCACAGTCCCCTCCTCGCTGATCAAACCAATCTTTCAGAGTGATAATTATGACGCTTTAAGCCGCAGAAAACCGACTAGATTTTTGAGGAATGATTGACTAATAGCTGGTTTTTGAACCATGTCAGGTACTGCTTGTATAAAGTTGGGTACAGGAGTAAACTTCGAGTCACTGGATGGACTAGAAACAACCATAAAATTTTCTTTCGTCAAACCAATTACAATTAGTCGAAAGGCAATTTTCTGGACAGTTTTTACACTCATGTTCAGTTGATTGGCAATCTCCTCCAAACAAACCTGTGAGTCAACAAATTTCCACACTTGAGATTCTTGGGCATTGAGCAGCATCTGTGGTTGTTTATGGATCAAACTAGACAATCCTGATTTGGGATCTGGGAGCTTATCTTCAAAAGCTTTCCAGTCTTTGAGCGATCGCAGACAATTTAATATCACCTCAATTCCAGGCATACTCAAACCAGTCATTTCCCCTAACGGCAAAAATGGTATTGGATCAAATTTAAAAACACCATCGCTAACTTGAAATAATGCAGATATCGGTCGCAGCACTTGGCTATTAAATAGCAATTGTAGCTGTTCTGGTTGCAATAATCCCTGAGATTTTAGGCATAACCCCATTGGTGCGTCAATAAAACATGGAGAAGTTTTAGTTACCTCAGAAAGTTCACTGTTATTGAGCCAACCGCGTTTAGTAATCATTCGCATCAAACCCTGTTGATCTGAACGTTCAGAAGCCGCGATCACACGACCTTTGTACAGCCAAATATAGTAAGATTCAGGGTTACTTTTTATAGTTCTTCCATGTTCAAATTCAATGTAAAGTAATCCAGTCTTTTTCCCTCGATCTAAAAATTGCAGCAGTTCTGGCAAGGAAAAATCTGCTAAATTACCAGATGTAGACATTATTAACCTCCTTAATATAAGAATTTAAATATTTGATATTACTGCCCATTAATGTCAAACTTTGTTTAGGTGAAAGGGGATGAATTTTAGTCATTGCAGTTTTCTAACTGCGGTAAAAAATTAGTATTTTATTAAATGTAGGACTTACGCAAGATTGAACTCAAAACCTGATTCTTGCGTAGGGGTAATACCCTTCGGGAAGCAAGCTACATGAATTACCCCTACTTCCGTTCTGTTTTGCGTAAGTCCTGAAATGATGAGATAGAAATTTACGTAATAGAGCAGGAGTCAGGCACAAACCCCTTTTGTAGTGGGAGTTTCATTATCAATTGATGTCCTAACCACCTTAACCTCTGCTATAGTATAAACACGCATCATTTTAGTTATTGTTACTTTTTGTGTATCTGTTCTAGTATGCTGAAATCAACCTAAAATGGACACAGTATAAATACGTGATTATCACTAGGAATAAATAGAAAAATTTTATAGTAACCAATGAATCAATACCGTAATAATACTGAAGATTTCAGTAAGGACAGCACAGAACTTTCACATATTGACTTTTCCCCTGCAATAGCAATGAATGAAAGTATGGGTTAGGCTGTCTTGCGCTTCAACTTATACAATAGTGAATAAACATAACGAGTTTTAA
This genomic interval from Anabaena sphaerica FACHB-251 contains the following:
- a CDS encoding DUF4388 domain-containing protein — its product is MSTSGNLADFSLPELLQFLDRGKKTGLLYIEFEHGRTIKSNPESYYIWLYKGRVIAASERSDQQGLMRMITKRGWLNNSELSEVTKTSPCFIDAPMGLCLKSQGLLQPEQLQLLFNSQVLRPISALFQVSDGVFKFDPIPFLPLGEMTGLSMPGIEVILNCLRSLKDWKAFEDKLPDPKSGLSSLIHKQPQMLLNAQESQVWKFVDSQVCLEEIANQLNMSVKTVQKIAFRLIVIGLTKENFMVVSSPSSDSKFTPVPNFIQAVPDMVQKPAISQSFLKNLVGFLRLKAS
- a CDS encoding M16 family metallopeptidase, which codes for MKLRSYMLLGLCLSLILSVLPFSGNVTNAVTPAATPPAEISFTQGVQKTVLENGLTVLTKEVHTAPVVSVQVWYKVGSRNEGKGENGISHQLEHLMFKGTSDRPVQFGRLFSALGSQFNAFTSFDETAYFGTVQRDKLEALLTLESDRMKNALIGSEQLTSEKRVVISELQGYENSPEYRLDRAVRKAAFPNRAYGLTVGGTKADVEKFTVEQVRNYYQNYYSPDNATLVVTGDFATEPTLKAIKATFGQLSKGKKTNVKASPAVTAVSAAEKTPIVLKQPGSAALLQAVYPLPDIKHPDVPAIDVMDAILTGGRTSRLYQAVVESGLASSVSGSAAELIEPGWYEISATAAPGQEVRKIADVIQKCLTKLQQEAVTSAELNRAKTQLQASFILNNQDISSQASQLAYNQIIAGDYHYIEKYLRAIAQVTPEDVQRVAKKYLDPAKQTIGFFEPTLADGQAGTSNGGSGRTVENFSPGQPVDPAELAKYLPPTTSATNSTQQSLPQQFTLANGLKVLLLPDRSVPTINISGQINAGSVFDGNQKAGLAVLTATNLMNGTQTQDALTLAQSLEDRGAGLEFRATREGVSISGQGLSANLPILVETIADVVQNANFPPEQLELSRQRELTSLKVQLDDPRTLGRRVFQQAIYPENHPFHSFPTVESLQSINRADVVSFYHTYYRPDTTTLTLVGDFEPMQVKSLLNQAFSKWQAQGKPPILNLKTVNIPSDLKQINTVIPGKAEAVTYLGYNAIARTDPRYYAALVLNQILGGDTLSSRLGTEVRDRLGLTYGIYSGFAAGINPGPFLISMQTAPGDAQKAIASTIALLKQLRTQGITEAELNTAKRSITNSYPVDLANPSEVASIILNNAVSGLSTAEIREFPQRIQAITMTQVQKVIAELIKPENLVIVTAGPGNSKTNGK